Proteins encoded within one genomic window of Polaribacter sp. NJDZ03:
- a CDS encoding glycoside hydrolase family 30 beta sandwich domain-containing protein — protein MKTNYFFYTLFLVIMISCNQKDNKLSVDVYETSEAGNKLTKITDFIPAENAATITLNPDKTFQTITGFGGAFTESSAYLLNKLSQKNRDTIIQAYFSEEGANYSLTRTHMNSCDFSLSQYSYSPVADDVNLEHFTIKDDMDDLIPMIKDAMKASKDGFKIFASPWTAAPWMKDNNKWVGGKLLPKYYDTWALFFSKYIDAYEAEGIDIWGFTVENEPHGNGNNWESMHFTPKEMTDFVEFHLGPKLEKDGYGDKIILGYDQNREGLKEWVDEMYRSENSSKYFDGTAIHWYESTYEVFPEALQYAHNKAPEKYLIETEGCIDSEIPVWQDDAWYWKKEATDWGYDWREPENKYLHPKYAPVNRYARDIIGCLNNWVDGWVDWNMVLDTKGGPNWFENWCVAPVIVDPEKDEVYFTPLYYTMAHFSKYIRPEAKVIGLENSDKELQVTAAQNPDGSIAVVVFNEGKTKKSFKVLLGEKETLINIDAQALQTVMIAIK, from the coding sequence ATGAAAACGAACTATTTTTTTTACACACTATTTTTAGTCATAATGATTAGTTGCAACCAGAAGGATAACAAATTATCAGTAGATGTTTATGAAACTTCGGAAGCAGGAAATAAACTAACTAAAATCACTGATTTTATTCCTGCTGAAAATGCAGCTACAATCACATTAAATCCAGATAAAACCTTTCAAACCATTACAGGTTTCGGAGGTGCTTTTACAGAATCATCGGCTTATTTATTAAATAAATTGAGTCAGAAAAACAGAGATACTATTATTCAAGCGTATTTCTCAGAAGAAGGCGCAAATTATTCGTTAACAAGAACCCACATGAATTCTTGTGATTTCTCTTTAAGTCAGTATTCATATTCTCCGGTAGCAGATGATGTAAACTTAGAACATTTTACTATTAAAGATGATATGGACGATTTAATTCCGATGATAAAAGATGCCATGAAAGCCTCTAAAGACGGATTTAAAATATTTGCTTCACCTTGGACGGCTGCTCCGTGGATGAAGGATAATAACAAATGGGTTGGAGGAAAATTATTACCAAAATATTATGATACTTGGGCATTGTTCTTTTCTAAATATATAGATGCTTACGAAGCAGAAGGAATAGATATTTGGGGGTTTACAGTAGAAAATGAACCACACGGAAATGGAAATAACTGGGAGAGTATGCATTTTACGCCAAAAGAAATGACTGATTTTGTAGAGTTCCATTTAGGTCCAAAATTAGAAAAAGATGGATATGGCGATAAAATTATTTTAGGATATGACCAAAATAGAGAAGGATTAAAAGAATGGGTAGATGAAATGTATAGAAGTGAAAATTCTTCTAAATATTTTGATGGAACTGCAATTCATTGGTATGAAAGCACTTATGAAGTTTTCCCAGAAGCATTACAATATGCACATAATAAAGCACCAGAAAAATACTTAATTGAAACAGAAGGATGTATCGATTCTGAAATACCTGTTTGGCAAGACGATGCTTGGTATTGGAAAAAAGAAGCAACAGATTGGGGATATGACTGGAGAGAACCAGAAAATAAATATTTACATCCAAAATATGCACCAGTAAACAGATATGCAAGAGACATTATTGGTTGCCTTAATAACTGGGTAGACGGTTGGGTAGACTGGAACATGGTTTTAGATACTAAAGGAGGTCCAAATTGGTTTGAAAACTGGTGTGTAGCTCCGGTAATTGTAGATCCAGAAAAAGATGAAGTTTATTTTACACCATTGTATTACACCATGGCACATTTTAGTAAATACATTAGACCAGAAGCAAAAGTAATTGGTTTAGAAAATTCTGATAAAGAGTTGCAAGTTACAGCAGCTCAAAATCCAGATGGTTCTATAGCTGTGGTAGTTTTTAATGAAGGAAAAACGAAGAAAAGTTTCAAAGTTCTTTTAGGAGAAAAAGAAACGCTTATAAATATAGATGCACAAGCATTACAAACAGTAATGATAGCAATTAAATAA
- a CDS encoding glycosyl hydrolase family 17 protein: MNSIIKIFFAIIVLTFCISCNSKVKLKEEKKVAITAEHILGNPEYLAISYGGYREQSRENQPTIKELKEDLKILSAMGIKVLRTYNVQQELPHAANVLEAIHQLKKEDVDFEMYVMLGAWIDCLNAWTDKEPNHDIESDQNEGEIARAVALANKYPDIVKVIAVGNEAMVKWAASYFVQPNVILKWVNHLQNLKKNGALSKDVWITSSDDFASWGGGDSMYHTEDLEKLIKAVDYISMHTYAYHNSHYNPEFWKVPKNEENLSDKEKVDSAMLRAFTFAKKQYSDVVNYVKSIDATKTIHIGETGWATISSGHYGINGSRATDEYKQGLYYQHLREWTHKEGISCFYFEAFDEQWKDANNSNGSENHFGLINLKGEAKYSLWNLVDKGVFKGLTRGGKSITKTYNGNKEALMNDVLVPNTEYKR; the protein is encoded by the coding sequence ATGAATTCAATTATTAAAATTTTCTTTGCAATTATTGTTTTGACTTTTTGCATTAGTTGTAATTCTAAAGTGAAGTTAAAAGAAGAGAAAAAGGTAGCAATAACAGCAGAACATATTTTAGGAAATCCAGAGTATTTAGCCATTTCTTATGGAGGTTATAGAGAGCAATCAAGAGAAAATCAGCCTACAATTAAAGAGTTGAAAGAAGATTTAAAAATTCTTTCGGCAATGGGTATTAAGGTTTTAAGAACTTACAATGTTCAACAAGAATTACCACATGCAGCGAATGTTTTAGAAGCCATTCATCAACTTAAAAAAGAGGATGTAGATTTTGAAATGTATGTAATGTTGGGGGCTTGGATAGATTGTTTAAATGCTTGGACGGACAAAGAACCAAATCATGATATTGAAAGTGATCAGAATGAAGGAGAAATTGCAAGAGCAGTAGCGTTGGCAAACAAATATCCAGACATTGTAAAAGTAATTGCAGTGGGTAATGAAGCGATGGTAAAATGGGCGGCAAGTTATTTTGTGCAACCGAATGTAATTTTAAAATGGGTAAATCATCTTCAAAATTTAAAGAAAAACGGCGCATTGTCTAAAGATGTTTGGATTACAAGTTCAGATGATTTTGCTTCTTGGGGAGGCGGTGATTCAATGTATCATACTGAAGATTTAGAAAAATTGATAAAAGCGGTAGATTATATTTCTATGCACACGTATGCGTACCATAACTCTCACTATAATCCGGAATTTTGGAAAGTTCCTAAAAATGAAGAAAATTTATCAGACAAAGAAAAGGTAGACAGTGCCATGTTGCGTGCTTTTACGTTTGCTAAAAAACAATATAGTGATGTTGTGAATTATGTAAAAAGTATAGATGCTACCAAAACGATTCATATTGGTGAAACTGGGTGGGCAACTATTTCTAGCGGACATTATGGTATAAATGGTTCTAGAGCTACAGATGAATATAAGCAAGGTTTGTATTATCAACATTTAAGAGAATGGACGCATAAAGAAGGAATTTCTTGTTTCTATTTTGAAGCTTTTGATGAACAATGGAAAGATGCAAATAACTCAAATGGATCTGAAAATCACTTTGGTTTAATCAACCTAAAAGGAGAAGCTAAATATTCACTTTGGAATTTGGTAGATAAAGGTGTTTTTAAAGGTTTAACAAGAGGAGGTAAGTCAATTACAAAAACATATAATGGAAATAAAGAAGCATTAATGAACGATGTTTTGGTTCCGAACACAGAGTATAAAAGATAA
- a CDS encoding glycoside hydrolase family 30 beta sandwich domain-containing protein produces the protein MKNYTGKMNKQSDILNIGGLWFLFISIIFVSCSPKSAYENYVSDVYQTSQAGDNLKLLSSDEVKTPVTEVKKVTLQLFPNEEYQKYYGFGASFTESSAWNLATIPVDSRKKVLAKLFSPTEGAGFTLTRTHINSSDYSNNHYTYVEEGDEDLSTFSIHEDMKGFSGEENDQVRGIELIDPNYDLIPMILEAASIPGADFKIIASPWSPPSWMKAGETAKMTNGSLLPEYYGLWAEYMSKYVTAYKEQGITLWGLTPQNEPLHAHDAQWDSNGFTPEQGRDFLRDHLGPQLVKDGHLNLDDLDAGLHVLIYDHNKSTMNDYVAKTYEDPEASKYAWGTAFHWYTNSELKENNWYAKELAELQKNWPNKGMIHTESSIDIDANDPIGQYWRSSTDYAGTFVPFETYANDIITDLNHGTQGYIEWCSILSNKGQPNPYDNFNSAPVLINPVTDEVIYTPLYYLLSHFSKFIRPDAHRIGVKGEAVDGVIYTAAKNTDGSIAVVVFNQNKEAHEVSIVLETKTFTTKIAARAVQTIHLRNK, from the coding sequence ATGAAAAATTATACTGGAAAAATGAATAAGCAATCTGATATTCTAAACATTGGCGGGTTATGGTTTTTGTTTATATCCATAATTTTTGTTAGCTGCTCACCAAAAAGTGCTTATGAAAATTATGTGTCAGATGTTTATCAAACATCACAAGCTGGTGACAACCTTAAATTACTATCAAGTGATGAAGTTAAAACACCTGTTACAGAAGTAAAAAAAGTAACATTACAGCTTTTTCCTAATGAAGAATATCAAAAGTATTATGGTTTTGGTGCTTCTTTTACTGAATCTTCAGCATGGAATTTAGCTACCATACCAGTCGATTCTCGTAAAAAAGTTTTAGCCAAACTTTTTAGTCCAACAGAAGGTGCTGGATTTACGCTTACACGAACGCACATTAACAGTAGTGATTATTCAAACAATCATTACACTTATGTAGAAGAGGGAGATGAAGATCTTTCAACTTTTAGTATCCATGAAGATATGAAAGGATTTTCTGGAGAAGAAAACGATCAGGTACGTGGCATTGAATTGATAGATCCAAACTATGATCTTATTCCAATGATTTTAGAAGCAGCTAGTATTCCTGGTGCAGATTTTAAGATTATTGCTTCACCTTGGAGTCCTCCATCTTGGATGAAAGCAGGAGAAACTGCTAAAATGACTAATGGTAGTTTACTACCGGAATATTATGGGCTTTGGGCTGAATATATGTCTAAATATGTAACTGCATATAAAGAACAAGGTATTACTCTTTGGGGACTTACGCCACAGAATGAACCATTACATGCGCATGATGCACAATGGGATAGTAATGGATTTACGCCAGAACAAGGGAGAGACTTTTTGAGAGATCATTTGGGGCCTCAATTGGTTAAAGATGGTCATCTTAATCTTGATGATTTAGATGCAGGATTACACGTATTGATTTATGACCATAATAAGTCTACAATGAATGACTATGTTGCAAAAACGTATGAAGATCCAGAAGCATCTAAATATGCTTGGGGAACTGCTTTTCATTGGTATACAAATTCAGAGTTAAAAGAGAATAATTGGTATGCAAAAGAATTAGCAGAATTACAGAAAAATTGGCCAAACAAAGGGATGATTCATACCGAATCTAGTATAGATATTGATGCCAATGATCCAATTGGTCAATATTGGAGATCAAGTACAGATTATGCAGGTACTTTTGTGCCTTTCGAAACGTATGCAAACGATATTATTACAGATTTAAACCACGGAACTCAAGGATATATTGAGTGGTGTAGCATTCTTAGTAATAAAGGACAACCAAATCCTTACGATAATTTTAATAGCGCACCAGTACTTATCAATCCTGTTACTGACGAAGTAATTTATACGCCTTTATATTATTTATTGAGTCATTTTAGTAAGTTCATTCGCCCAGATGCACACAGAATCGGTGTAAAAGGAGAAGCAGTAGATGGGGTAATATATACAGCTGCAAAAAATACAGATGGTTCTATTGCTGTGGTTGTTTTTAACCAAAATAAAGAAGCTCATGAAGTATCGATTGTTTTAGAAACTAAGACTTTTACAACGAAAATAGCAGCTAGAGCTGTTCAAACGATTCATTTACGTAATAAGTAA
- a CDS encoding glycoside hydrolase family 2 TIM barrel-domain containing protein, which yields MKYIFLPIILLFFTLNSCDNKTDKVAVLKNEQGMKLVVNGEDFIINGMNWDYFPVGTNFAYSLWEQPKAFIKTALDTEMTLLKEMGVNTIRVYTGIQPEWITYIYENYGIYTMLNHSFGRYGVAINGNWEPETDYRNADAQQSLLKEVGEMAATYKDTPGLLLFLLGNENNFGLFWAGSETEDFPEGENEKKEIGELRGRAMYRLMNEAAVIMKNIDVNHPVAICNGDDLYIDIIAEECTDVDIYGTNMYRGKSFGNAFEKVKNTLDMPVLFTEFGADAFNSITQKEDQKMQAYYMVENWKEIYENVAGLGKAENAIGGFTFQFSDGWWKNGQTTSLNIHDNHASWSNAGYGIDYEKGANNMNEEWFGICAKGLTDKNGFYTLSPRAAYFALQKAHELNPYAKGMTTDLISEHFKEIKF from the coding sequence ATGAAATACATTTTCTTACCAATAATCCTACTTTTTTTTACTTTAAACTCTTGTGATAATAAGACAGATAAAGTTGCTGTTTTAAAGAATGAACAAGGAATGAAATTAGTTGTAAATGGAGAAGATTTTATAATTAATGGAATGAATTGGGATTATTTTCCGGTTGGTACAAATTTCGCTTACAGTTTATGGGAGCAACCAAAGGCATTTATTAAAACGGCATTAGATACAGAAATGACTTTGCTGAAAGAAATGGGCGTTAATACAATTCGTGTCTATACAGGAATTCAGCCAGAATGGATTACGTATATCTATGAAAATTATGGCATTTATACCATGTTAAACCACTCTTTTGGTAGATATGGAGTTGCTATAAATGGCAACTGGGAACCAGAAACAGATTACAGAAATGCAGATGCACAACAGAGCTTATTAAAAGAAGTTGGTGAAATGGCAGCAACTTATAAAGATACACCGGGTTTATTATTATTTCTTTTAGGGAATGAAAATAACTTCGGACTTTTTTGGGCAGGATCGGAAACAGAAGATTTTCCTGAAGGAGAAAATGAAAAGAAAGAAATAGGAGAGTTAAGAGGTAGAGCAATGTATCGATTAATGAATGAAGCAGCTGTTATAATGAAAAATATAGATGTAAACCATCCTGTTGCTATTTGTAATGGAGACGATTTATATATAGATATTATTGCAGAAGAATGTACAGACGTAGATATTTATGGAACTAATATGTATAGAGGAAAGTCTTTTGGAAACGCTTTTGAAAAAGTAAAAAACACATTAGACATGCCCGTATTATTCACAGAATTTGGAGCAGATGCTTTTAACTCAATTACCCAGAAAGAAGATCAAAAAATGCAAGCCTATTATATGGTAGAAAATTGGAAAGAGATTTATGAAAATGTGGCGGGTTTAGGAAAAGCAGAAAATGCTATTGGAGGTTTTACGTTTCAATTTAGTGATGGCTGGTGGAAAAATGGCCAAACGACAAGCTTAAATATTCATGATAATCATGCTTCTTGGTCTAATGCAGGCTATGGAATAGATTATGAAAAAGGAGCAAATAACATGAATGAAGAATGGTTTGGTATCTGTGCAAAAGGATTAACAGATAAAAATGGTTTTTACACATTATCACCTAGGGCAGCTTATTTTGCTTTACAAAAAGCACATGAATTAAATCCATATGCAAAAGGAATGACAACCGATTTAATTTCGGAGCATTTTAAAGAAATAAAATTTTAA
- a CDS encoding family 16 glycosylhydrolase: MKKLKNIYIILFSLMTVLYGCQENEHEFGEIVSPTDIVITAEVVGVDASNPYGDGSGSVNLIATAANASSFIYYFDGVAQASPSGILTKRFSKVGVNLYTVVVKANGTGGVSSTKTIDVEVYSSFSDVEAENFLSGANVGDSKKWYWQADVAVHVGMGPATDDYGNGEFAYEAWWNGIKAWDDEKSCMYDNEFVFTRTANGLTFEQTVGPAFIPGTYGDLIGVDGDQCYDETVATTMFGVKTVAFGPSTSKAGTEGTYNNASYRGTEFEISDGGFMGWYVGASTYDIISITNDEMIVRIIENSASGSGAAWYHRFTSTKPVEGATTPNYTFNELVWEDDFNTDGAPNAANWTYDLGAGGWGNGELQTYTEAEENVKVEGGSLIITAKADGSDGYTSARLKSQGLYQFKYGRVEVKAKLPAAAGTWPAIWMLGSNFPTVGWPQCGEIDIMEQTGDDKNTSLGTLHWFDDASSSNASYGETTAISNAASEFHVYSMEWTEESVKIYLDDVMFYEMTNSETLPFNADFFLILNVAVGGTLGGDVADTFTEDTMEIDYVKVYQ, encoded by the coding sequence ATGAAAAAACTTAAAAATATTTATATAATCTTATTTTCTTTAATGACAGTTCTTTACGGTTGTCAAGAGAATGAGCACGAATTCGGAGAAATTGTTTCTCCAACAGACATCGTAATAACTGCAGAAGTTGTAGGTGTAGATGCTAGTAATCCTTACGGTGACGGAAGTGGTTCTGTAAATTTAATTGCAACAGCTGCCAATGCTTCATCTTTTATATATTATTTTGATGGAGTTGCACAAGCTTCACCTTCAGGGATCTTAACAAAAAGGTTTTCTAAAGTAGGTGTAAATTTATATACCGTTGTTGTAAAAGCAAATGGTACAGGTGGCGTTTCATCAACAAAAACAATAGATGTAGAAGTTTATAGTTCTTTTTCTGATGTGGAGGCAGAAAACTTTTTAAGTGGTGCTAATGTAGGTGATAGTAAAAAATGGTATTGGCAAGCAGATGTTGCTGTACATGTAGGTATGGGACCAGCTACAGATGACTATGGGAATGGAGAGTTTGCATATGAGGCTTGGTGGAATGGAATTAAGGCTTGGGATGATGAAAAATCTTGTATGTATGATAATGAGTTTGTGTTTACAAGAACTGCAAACGGACTTACTTTTGAGCAAACAGTTGGACCAGCTTTTATACCTGGTACTTATGGAGATTTAATAGGTGTAGATGGAGATCAATGTTATGATGAAACGGTAGCAACGACAATGTTTGGTGTGAAAACAGTTGCTTTTGGACCATCAACATCTAAAGCAGGAACAGAAGGGACTTATAACAACGCATCATATAGAGGTACTGAATTTGAAATTTCTGATGGAGGTTTTATGGGATGGTATGTAGGTGCTAGTACTTATGATATTATTTCGATTACTAATGATGAAATGATTGTTAGAATTATAGAAAATTCTGCTTCAGGAAGTGGTGCTGCTTGGTATCATAGATTTACATCAACAAAACCTGTAGAAGGCGCAACTACTCCAAATTATACTTTTAATGAGTTAGTTTGGGAAGATGATTTTAATACAGATGGAGCTCCTAATGCTGCAAATTGGACCTATGATTTAGGTGCAGGTGGTTGGGGAAATGGAGAATTACAAACTTATACAGAAGCTGAAGAAAATGTGAAGGTAGAAGGTGGTTCTTTAATTATTACAGCTAAAGCTGATGGAAGTGATGGTTATACTTCTGCAAGATTAAAATCTCAAGGATTGTATCAATTTAAATATGGTAGAGTTGAGGTAAAAGCGAAGTTACCGGCTGCGGCAGGAACTTGGCCAGCAATTTGGATGTTGGGTTCTAACTTTCCAACTGTTGGTTGGCCACAATGTGGAGAAATTGACATTATGGAGCAAACAGGAGATGATAAAAACACCTCTTTAGGAACTTTACATTGGTTTGATGATGCTAGTTCTTCTAATGCAAGCTATGGTGAAACTACTGCGATTTCTAATGCAGCTTCAGAGTTTCATGTTTACAGTATGGAATGGACAGAAGAGTCTGTTAAAATTTATTTAGATGATGTTATGTTTTATGAAATGACAAACAGTGAAACATTGCCATTTAATGCAGATTTCTTTTTAATTCTTAATGTAGCCGTTGGAGGTACTCTTGGTGGAGATGTAGCAGATACATTTACAGAAGATACCATGGAAATAGATTATGTAAAAGTGTATCAATAA
- a CDS encoding PKD domain protein, translating to MKKLKIIYKALILLLIINACSEEDRDLGFLDNVVAPSEVAASYNLAQDNSGLVTILPTAVGATMFDVYFGDASAEEKGVEAGKMAQHTYAEGTYNVKVIAYNSKGDTAEETQELVVSFKAPENLEVTIENDIAISKQLNITAKADFAATYDFYSGEADVAQPAASANIGDVINYQYATAGTYNVKVIAKGGAIETTEYTGEFEVTAILAPLKSANTQPARDAADVISIFSDTYTDVAGTDFNPNWSQTTVYTPFELNGDAMIQYSNLNYQGIQIGETQDISGMEFLHLDVWTADATELDTYLISVASGEKMIKTALTKDAWTTINIPISAFTEQGLSVDDIHQFKFEGSGSVFIDNLYFYKASSAPVTGVTPLTFETDYELSSFDGGSASVIANPDANGNSSSSVLELVKNAGQLWAGSKITISSTFDVSNTTITAKVWSPRVGLDLLLKFEDATPWPNTVSSAEITATTTVANAWEELTFDFSGISTSVDFNNLVLIMDNGTEGDGSSDFTIYVDDISTSPVLDFEPEFILSSFDGGAISVIANPDTNGNASAMVAQIVKNAGQLWAGSKITVPTPFSFTNGTSVKVKVWSPRAGLDVLLKFEDATPWPNTVASAEITATTTTANAWEELTFDFSGISTTVDFTNLVLIMDNGTEGDGSANYTIYLDDISQF from the coding sequence ATGAAGAAATTAAAAATAATATACAAAGCATTAATACTACTTTTGATTATTAATGCTTGTTCAGAAGAAGATAGAGATTTAGGTTTCTTAGATAATGTAGTAGCTCCATCTGAAGTTGCTGCAAGTTATAATCTAGCGCAAGATAACTCTGGTTTGGTTACTATTTTACCAACTGCGGTTGGAGCTACCATGTTCGATGTGTATTTTGGAGATGCATCTGCAGAAGAAAAAGGGGTGGAAGCAGGTAAAATGGCGCAACATACTTATGCAGAAGGTACTTATAATGTAAAAGTTATAGCCTATAATTCTAAAGGAGATACAGCAGAAGAAACACAAGAATTAGTAGTTTCTTTTAAAGCTCCAGAAAATTTAGAAGTTACTATAGAAAATGATATTGCAATCTCTAAACAATTAAATATTACTGCGAAAGCAGATTTTGCAGCTACTTACGATTTTTATTCAGGAGAAGCAGATGTAGCACAACCAGCAGCATCAGCTAATATTGGAGATGTCATAAATTATCAATACGCTACAGCAGGTACTTACAATGTAAAAGTAATAGCTAAAGGTGGTGCAATTGAAACAACAGAATATACCGGTGAGTTTGAAGTTACTGCTATTTTAGCACCTTTAAAATCAGCAAATACACAACCAGCAAGAGACGCTGCAGATGTTATTTCTATTTTTAGTGATACCTATACAGATGTTGCAGGTACAGATTTTAACCCGAATTGGAGCCAAACAACTGTTTATACTCCTTTTGAGTTAAATGGTGATGCTATGATTCAGTATAGTAATTTAAACTATCAAGGAATTCAAATTGGTGAAACACAAGATATTTCTGGTATGGAGTTTCTTCATTTAGATGTTTGGACTGCAGATGCTACAGAATTAGATACCTATTTAATTAGTGTTGCAAGCGGAGAGAAAATGATAAAAACAGCATTAACAAAAGATGCTTGGACAACGATTAACATTCCTATTTCAGCATTTACAGAGCAAGGTTTATCAGTAGATGATATTCACCAATTCAAGTTTGAAGGTTCGGGGTCTGTGTTTATAGACAATCTTTATTTTTACAAAGCGAGTTCAGCGCCAGTTACTGGTGTAACTCCATTAACTTTTGAAACAGATTATGAATTAAGTTCTTTTGATGGTGGATCTGCTTCCGTTATTGCAAATCCAGATGCAAATGGAAATTCATCTTCTTCAGTTTTAGAACTTGTAAAAAATGCAGGTCAGCTTTGGGCAGGATCTAAAATTACAATTTCGTCAACATTTGATGTTTCTAATACAACAATTACTGCTAAAGTTTGGTCTCCAAGAGTAGGTTTAGATTTATTGTTAAAATTTGAAGATGCTACTCCATGGCCTAATACTGTGTCTTCAGCAGAAATTACAGCAACTACAACGGTAGCGAATGCTTGGGAAGAGTTAACGTTTGATTTTTCTGGAATAAGTACTAGTGTAGATTTTAATAATCTAGTTTTAATAATGGACAACGGTACGGAAGGAGATGGATCATCTGATTTTACTATTTATGTAGATGATATTTCTACAAGTCCTGTTTTAGATTTCGAACCAGAGTTTATATTAAGTTCTTTTGATGGTGGTGCAATTTCTGTAATTGCAAATCCAGACACAAACGGAAACGCATCTGCAATGGTTGCACAAATTGTAAAAAATGCAGGTCAACTTTGGGCAGGATCTAAAATAACGGTTCCAACTCCGTTTAGTTTTACTAACGGAACAAGTGTAAAAGTTAAAGTTTGGTCTCCAAGAGCAGGTTTAGATGTATTATTAAAATTTGAAGATGCTACTCCGTGGCCAAATACCGTGGCTTCAGCAGAAATTACAGCAACTACAACCACAGCGAATGCTTGGGAAGAGTTAACGTTTGATTTTTCTGGAATAAGTACTACTGTAGACTTTACAAACCTAGTTTTAATAATGGATAATGGTACAGAAGGAGATGGTTCTGCTAATTATACTATTTATCTAGACGATATATCACAATTTTAA
- a CDS encoding RagB/SusD family nutrient uptake outer membrane protein, giving the protein MASLLLLSACSDDYLNNSKIYAEDSESFFNSETDYYNALVAAYDPLQSTFRNVLMGEIASNNTLCGGETATDVPGYQQIDDMTHTPVNDQLQDLWSLMYGGVNRAAYIIEFKDKTDFTGKNVILAEAYFLRAYYNFELVKWFGDIPIKADGRFVLGDEKTILRSPKADVYALIEADLEYAIANMTYTAPQVGRATKGSAQALLGKVYLYQDKFDEAATVLESVINNGGYVLESDYDKIFEFDGENGTGAVFEVQYTDTQGASFDCLQCSEGNVAVGYQGVRGYEGSLFTSGFSFNVPTQEVVDEFEDGDKRKEVAILDIDAWAASTGAKFTTGYEHTGYFNRKYLPRKRSEEAAGDLNLTNPNNYRAIRFADVLLMAAEANNRKPSADDAKAKTYLNRVRERAFGDADHNIVTTGSNLTAAIYKERRVELVGEGHQFFDLVRTGRGAQIPGFTTGKNEVFPIPIEEIQFSQGNWKQNDKY; this is encoded by the coding sequence ATGGCAAGTTTACTTCTTTTAAGTGCTTGTTCTGATGACTATTTAAATAATTCTAAAATTTACGCGGAAGATTCTGAATCTTTTTTCAATTCAGAAACAGATTATTACAATGCTTTGGTAGCAGCTTATGATCCTTTACAATCTACATTTAGAAATGTATTAATGGGAGAAATAGCTTCTAACAATACTTTGTGTGGTGGAGAAACAGCTACAGATGTTCCTGGATATCAGCAAATAGATGATATGACGCATACTCCTGTTAACGATCAACTTCAAGACCTTTGGAGCCTAATGTATGGAGGTGTTAATAGAGCCGCTTATATAATAGAATTTAAAGATAAAACCGACTTTACAGGTAAAAATGTAATTCTTGCGGAAGCTTATTTCTTAAGAGCGTATTATAATTTTGAATTGGTAAAATGGTTTGGAGACATTCCTATTAAAGCAGACGGTCGTTTTGTTTTGGGTGATGAAAAAACAATACTAAGATCGCCAAAAGCAGATGTATATGCTTTAATTGAAGCAGATTTAGAATATGCAATTGCAAACATGACGTATACAGCGCCTCAAGTTGGTAGAGCAACAAAAGGTTCAGCTCAGGCATTATTAGGAAAAGTTTATTTATATCAAGATAAATTTGATGAAGCTGCAACTGTTTTAGAAAGTGTTATAAATAACGGAGGATATGTTTTAGAATCTGATTATGACAAAATTTTTGAATTTGACGGAGAAAACGGTACAGGTGCTGTTTTTGAAGTACAATATACAGATACACAAGGTGCAAGTTTCGATTGTTTACAGTGTAGTGAAGGTAATGTTGCTGTTGGTTATCAGGGTGTAAGAGGATATGAAGGGAGTTTATTTACTTCAGGATTTAGTTTTAATGTACCAACTCAAGAAGTGGTAGATGAATTTGAAGATGGAGATAAGAGAAAAGAGGTTGCTATTTTAGATATTGATGCATGGGCAGCTTCAACTGGAGCAAAATTCACTACAGGTTATGAGCATACAGGTTATTTTAATAGAAAATATCTTCCTAGAAAAAGAAGTGAAGAAGCAGCAGGAGACTTAAACTTAACAAACCCTAATAATTATAGAGCTATTCGTTTTGCAGATGTTTTATTAATGGCAGCAGAAGCTAATAATAGAAAACCATCAGCAGATGATGCTAAAGCTAAAACGTATTTAAATAGAGTGAGAGAAAGAGCTTTTGGTGATGCAGATCATAATATTGTTACAACTGGTTCTAACTTAACAGCTGCAATTTATAAAGAGCGTAGAGTAGAATTAGTAGGAGAAGGTCATCAATTTTTCGACTTGGTAAGAACAGGTAGAGGGGCTCAAATACCAGGTTTTACAACGGGTAAAAATGAGGTTTTTCCAATTCCGATTGAAGAAATACAATTTTCACAAGGAAATTGGAAACAAAACGATAAATACTAA